In Tiliqua scincoides isolate rTilSci1 chromosome 1, rTilSci1.hap2, whole genome shotgun sequence, the following are encoded in one genomic region:
- the PROKR1 gene encoding prokineticin receptor 1 — MRQEGQDLNSTVTSTNFAAIYSHQERDFTSYQNFTFPFNLSYSDYDLPLDNDDDVTKTRTFFAARIVVGVALAGIMLVCGIGNFIFIAALARYKKLRNLTNLLIANLAISDFIVAIVCCPFEMDYYVVRQLSWEHGHVLCASVNYLRTVSLYVSTNALLAIAVDRYLAIVHPLKPRMNYQTATFLIALVWIISLIVAIPSAYFATETVLFTVQSQKKIFCGQIWPVDQQIYYKSYFLFIFGIEFVGPVITMTLCYARISRELWFKTVPGFQTEQIRKRLRCRRKTVLVLMCILTAYVLCWAPFYGFTIVRDFFPTVFVKEKHYLTAFYIVECIAMSNSMINTMCFVTVKNSTMKYFKKIMLLRWRSTYHGKKSSVDMDIRTSAMPVTEEVDCIRLK; from the exons ATGAGGCAGGAAGGACAAGATCTGAATAGCACAGTCACGAGTACCAACTTTGCTGCCATCTATAGCCACCAGGAGAGAGACTTTACCTCTTATCAGAACTTCACCTTCCCCTTTAACTTAAGCTACAGTGATTACGATCTACCTTTGGATAACGACGATGATGTGACCAAGACGCGCACTTTCTTTGCCGCCAGGATTGTCGTTGGTGTGGCCTTGGCCGGTATCATGTTGGTCTGTGGCATCGGCAACTTCATCTTCATTGCTGCCCTGGCCCGTTATAAGAAGCTGCGCAATCTCACCAACCTTCTCATAGCAAACCTGGCCATCTCCGACTTCATTGTGGCCATTGTCTGCTGTCCCTTTGAGATGGACTACTATGTGGTGCGACAGCTGTCTTGGGAACATGGCCACGTGCTCTGTGCCTCTGTCAATTACTTGCGCACAGTCTCCCTCTATGTCTCTACCAATGCGCTCTTGGCTATCGCTGTGGACAG GTACCTGGCCATCGTGCACCCGCTGAAACCCCGGATGAACTACCAAACAGCAACATTCCTAATTGCCTTGGTCTGGATTATATCCCTGATTGTTGCCATACCGTCTGCCTATTTTGCTACTGAAACTGTACTGTTCACAGTCCAGAgccaaaagaaaattttttgtgGTCAGATTTGGCCTGTTGACCAGCAAATTTATTACAAATCCTACTTTCTTTTTATCTTTGGTATTGAGTTTGTTGGACCTGTCATCACGATGACCTTGTGCTATGCCCGGATCTCCCGAGAGCTTTGGTTTAAAACTGTACCAGGCTTTCAGACGGAGCAGATCAGAAAGAGGCTCCGTTGCAGAAGAAAAACGGTTTTGGTGCTCATGTGCATTTTGACTGCCTACGTCCTCTGTTGGGCACCTTTCTACGGCTTCACCATTGTCCGTGACTTTTTCCCAACAGTGTTCGTGAAGGAGAAGCACTACCTTACAGCCTTCTATATAGTCGAGTGCATTGCGATGAGCAACAGCATGATTAACACCATGTGCTTTGTAACGGTAAAGAACAGCACCATGAAATATTTCAAGAAGATCATGCTACTCAGGTGGAGGTCTACCTACCATGGGAAGAAGTCTAGTGTAGATATGGACATCAGAACAAGCGCGATGCCTGTCACTGAAGAGGTGGATTGCATTAGACTAAAATGA